One stretch of Glycine soja cultivar W05 chromosome 7, ASM419377v2, whole genome shotgun sequence DNA includes these proteins:
- the LOC114419303 gene encoding laccase-6-like, producing MANLISLFLLSLSMISLIYNVNLLAHGSTKVESTKFYDFKVQTKRVTKICSSKDIVTINGMFPGPVVYAQEDDRIIVKVTNMTPFNVTIHWHGVRQRLSCWYDGPSLITQCPIQAGQSFTYNFTVVQQKGTFFWHAHVSWLRGTVYGAMIVYPKTGVPYPFKFPFQEHIIILGEYWLQDLQQLENATIASGGPPPITDAYTINGHPGPNYNCSTNDVYQIDVIPGKTYLLRLINAGLNTENFFAIANHNLTIVEADAEYTKPFTTNTVMIGPGQTLNVLVSANQPVGKYSMGVAPYESGRMIIYQNVSAIAYFNYIGTPADSLSLPAKLPKLDDELAVKTVMDGLRSLNRVNVFKEIDKNLFVTIGLNVQKCHSKKPKQNCQFMHNGVMAASMNNISFVDPNISILEAYYKKIKEIYTEDFPDTPPKFYDFVNGAPNNIPYDTQSLNGTRTKVLKYGSRVQVILQDTRIVTTENHPMHFHGYSFYVVGYGTGNYNPLAAQFNLVDPPYMNTIGVPSGGWAAIRFVADNPGVWYMHCHLDIHKSWGLGMVFIVNNGKGELESLPHPPPDLPQC from the exons ATGGCCAACTTAATCTCCTTGTTTTTGCTGTCGTTGAGTATGATATCACTTATCTACAACGTGAACCTTCTAGCACATGGGAGTACCAAGGTAGAATCAACCAAGTTCTATGATTTCAAG GTTCAAACAAAAAGAGTTACCAAAATTTGCAGCTCCAAAGACATTGTCACAATTAATGGTATGTTTCCAGGACCAGTTGTTTACGCCCAAGAGGATGATAGAATCATAGTAAAAGTGACCAATATGACACCTTTCAATGTTACAATTCACTG GCATGGTGTCCGGCAAAGGCTATCATGCTGGTATGATGGGCCATCCTTGATTACACAATGTCCAATTCAAGCAGGCCAGAGTTTCACCTATAATTTTACAGTTGTGCAGCAGAAGGGCACCTTCTTCTGGCATGCTCATGTTTCTTGGTTAAGAGGAACGGTTTATGGTGCCATGATTGTTTATCCAAAGACAGGGGTACCTTACCCATTTAAATTTCCCTTTCAAGAGCACATAATTATATTAG GGGAGTATTGGCTGCAGGATCTCCAACAACTTGAGAATGCCACAATAGCAAGTGGAGGACCTCCTCCTATAACAGATGCATATACCATTAACGGTCATCCAGGACCCAACTACAACTGCTCCACTAATG ATGTCTACCAAATTGATGTGATTCCGGGGAAGACTTATTTGTTAAGACTGATTAATGCGGGTTTGAACACTGAGAACTTCTTTGCCATTGCTAATCACAATTTAACAATCGTGGAAGCTGATGCTGAATACACAAAGCCATTCACCACAAACACAGTGATGATTGGACCAGGTCAAACACTGAATGTCCTTGTCTCTGCTAATCAACCAGTAGGAAAATACTCCATGGGTGTAGCACCTTACGAGTCAGGAAGGATGATCATATATCAAAATGTCTCGGCTATAGCCTACTTCAACTATATAGGCACTCCAGCTGATAGCTTATCTTTACCAGCTAAGTTGCCTAAACTAGATGATGAACTAGCTGTTAAGACAGTCATGGACGGATTAAGGAGCCTAAATCGAGTCAATGTTTTCAAAGAAATTGACAAAAATCTATTCGTTACCATTGGATTGAATGTTCAAAAGTGTCATTCAAAGAAACCAAAGCAAAACTGCCAATTCATGCACAATGGGGTGATGGCAGCCTCAATGAACAATATAAGTTTTGTTGATCCCAATATTTCAATCCTGGAAgcatattataagaaaataaaagaaatatatactgAAGATTTCCCAGACACCCCCCCGAAGTTCTATGACTTTGTTAATGGTGCCCCAAATAACATTCCATATGACACACAGTCATTGAATGGTACTAGAACAAAGGTCCTTAAATATGGTAGTAGGGTGCAAGTCATTCTGCAGGACACAAGGATAGTCACCACCGAAAACCACCCAATGCACTTCCATGGCTATAGCTTTTATGTGGTAGGGTATGGCACAGGCAACTATAACCCACTAGCTGCACAATTCAATTTAGTGGATCCTCCATACATGAACACAATTGGAGTTCCATCGGGTGGATGGGCAGCAATTCGCTTTGTTGCGGATAATCCAG GGGTGTGGTATATGCACTGCCACCTTGATATACATAAGTCATGGGGACTAGGAATGGTATTTATAGTGAATAATGGAAAAGGAGAGCTGGAATCCTTACCACATCCTCCACCAGACCTGCCACAATGTTAA
- the LOC114418295 gene encoding laccase-6-like: MANLITLFSLWLSMMSTIYSVKLIANGSTKGESTRFYDFKVQTKRVTKLCNSKDIVTINGMFPGPVVYAQEDDRIIVKVTNMTPFNVTIHWHGVRQRLSCWYDGASLITQCPIQSGQSFTYNFTVVQQKGTFFWHAHISWLRGTVYGAMIVYPKTGVPYPFNFPYQEHIIILGEYWLQDLQQIENATIASGGPPPIADAYTINGHPGPNYNCSTNDVYQINVIPGKIYLLRLINAGLNTENFFSIAYHNLTIVEADAEYTKPFTTDTVMIGPGQTLNVLLSADQPIGKYSMAITPYKSGRFVKYQNISAIAYFNYIGTSSDSLPLPAKLPKLDDKLAVKTVMDGLRSLNQVNVFKEIDKNLFVTIGLNVQKCHSKKPKQNCQFMHNGVLAASMNNVSFVNPNISILGAYYKKIKGSYTEDFPDTPPKFYDFVNGAPNNISYDTQSLNGTRTKVLKYGSRVQLIMQDTGIVNTENHPMHFHGYSFYVVGYGTGNYNPRTAKFNLVDPPYMNTIGVPAGGWAAIRFVADNPGVWYMHCHIDIHMQWGLGMVFIVNNGKGELESLPHPPPDLPQC; the protein is encoded by the exons ATGGCCAACTTAATCACCTTGTTTTCGCTGTGGTTGAGTATGATGTCTACTATCTACAGTGTGAAGCTTATAgcaaatggaagtactaagggAGAATCCACAAGGTTCTATGATTTCAAG GTTCAAACTAAAAGAGTTACCAAACTTTGCAACTCCAAAGACATTGTTACAATTAATGGTATGTTTCCAGGACCTGTTGTTTACGCCCAAGAAGATGATAGAATCATAGTAAAAGTGACCAATATGACACCTTTCAATGTTACAATTCACTG GCACGGTGTCCGGCAAAGGCTATCATGCTGGTATGATGGGGCATCCTTGATTACACAATGTCCAATTCAATCAGGCCAAAGTTTCACCTATAATTTTACAGTGGTGCAGCAGAAGGGCACCTTCTTCTGGCATGCTCATATTTCTTGGTTAAGAGGAACAGTTTATGGTGCCATGATTGTTTATCCAAAGACAGGAGTACCATACCCATTTAACTTTCCCTATCAAGAGCACATAATTATACTAG GGGAGTATTGGCTGCAGGATCTCCAACAAATTGAGAATGCCACTATAGCAAGTGGAGGACCTCCTCCTATAGCAGATGCATATACCATTAACGGTCATCCAGGACCTAACTACAACTGCTCCACTAATG ATGTCTACCAAATCAATGTGATTCCGGGGAAGATCTATTTGTTAAGACTGATTAATGCTGGTTTGAACACTGAGAACTTCTTTTCCATTGCTTATCACAATTTAACAATCGTGGAAGCTGATGCAGAATACACAAAGCCATTCACCACAGACACAGTAATGATTGGACCTGGTCAAACACTGAATGTCCTTCTCTCTGCAGATCAACCAATAGGAAAATACTCCATGGCTATAACACCTTACAAGTCTGGAAGGTTTGTCAAATATCAAAACATTTCGGCTATAGCCTACTTCAACTACATAGGCACTTCATCTGATAGCTTACCTTTACCAGCTAAATTGCCTAAACTAGATGATAAATTGGCTGTCAAGACAGTCATGGACGGATTAAGGAGCCTAAATCAAGTCAATGTTTTCAAAGAAATTGACAAAAATCTATTCGTCACCATTGGATTGAATGTTCAAAAGTGTCATTCAAAGAAACCAAAGCAAAACTGCCAATTCATGCACAATGGGGTATTAGCAGCTTCAATGAACAATGTAAGTTTTGTTAATCCCAATATTTCAATCCTGGGAGCATATTATAAGAAGATTAAAGGATCATATACTGAAGATTTCCCAGACACCCCCCCAAAGTTCTATGACTTTGTTAATGGTGCCCCTAATAACATTTCATACGACACGCAGTCATTGAATGGTACTAGAACAAAAGTCCTTAAATATGGTAGCAGGGTGCAACTCATTATGCAGGACACAGGGATAGTCAACACTGAAAACCACCCTATGCACTTTCACGGCTACAGCTTTTATGTGGTAGGGTATGGCACAGGCAACTATAACCCACGAACAGCAAAATTCAATTTAGTGGATCCTCCATACATGAACACAATTGGAGTTCCAGCTGGTGGATGGGCAGCAATTCGCTTTGTTGCTGATAATCCAG GGGTGTGGTATATGCACTGTCACATTGATATACACATGCAATGGGGACTAGGAATGGTATTTATAGTAAACAATGGAAAAGGAGAGCTGGAATCCTTACCACATCCTCCACCAGACCTGCCACAATGTTAA
- the LOC114418297 gene encoding uncharacterized protein LOC114418297, which translates to MDKVNTTNNSNSNSNSNSNNNCGFMSCDKLDRVANWVGANVASAFFASLERCSCINLSIKDNEDDTNNDDRPLFLSHPTTPFSSNSNVHS; encoded by the coding sequence ATGGACAAAGTTAACAccaccaacaacagcaacagcaacagcaacagcaacagcaacaacaactgTGGGTTCATGTCGTGCGACAAACTGGACCGAGTGGCCAACTGGGTCGGCGCCAACGTTGCCTCTGCTTTCTTTGCATCCTTGGAGCGGTGCTCTTGCATCAACCTCAGCATCAAAGACAACGAAGATGACACCAACAACGATGATCGCCCTCTCTTCCTCTCTCACCCCACTACTCCTTTTTCCTCCAACTCCAACGTTCACTCTTGA